In one Nocardia tengchongensis genomic region, the following are encoded:
- a CDS encoding PTS glucose transporter subunit IIA, whose product MSTVILAPLDGLAIPLSEVPDPVFSAEMVGAGAAIEPPDTDAAVTVVAPVAGSIVKLHPHAAVIVTADGTGVLLHVGIDTVGKADLFELKAAEGDQIEAGDPLITFSPNAIRRLGLSAAVPVVVMDSAPGSTHSTATGPVATGAVLFTM is encoded by the coding sequence ATGAGCACAGTGATTCTCGCGCCGCTCGACGGCCTCGCCATCCCCCTGTCCGAAGTCCCCGATCCGGTCTTCTCCGCCGAGATGGTCGGCGCGGGCGCGGCCATCGAACCACCCGACACCGATGCCGCCGTCACGGTGGTCGCCCCGGTCGCCGGCTCGATCGTGAAACTGCACCCGCACGCCGCCGTCATCGTCACCGCCGACGGCACCGGCGTGCTGCTGCACGTCGGCATCGACACCGTCGGCAAGGCGGACCTGTTCGAGCTGAAGGCCGCCGAGGGCGATCAGATCGAGGCTGGCGATCCGCTGATCACCTTCTCCCCCAATGCGATTCGCCGACTGGGGCTGAGCGCCGCGGTGCCGGTGGTGGTCATGGACTCCGCCCCCGGCTCGACGCATTCGACGGCCACCGGACCGGTCGCCACGGGAGCGGTCCTGTTCACGATGTGA
- a CDS encoding GntR family transcriptional regulator has product MSGRVTKQAQLRSALTTLCATLRPGEMLPSERQLCDDYRVSRMTVREVLGQLESEGVITRVPGKGTFVAERVARSRLHMASFTDDMRRLGRTPGTVVLRTDYAVPPAASASALGLAPNVKAYHLVRLRLADGLPMSIDDGWYRVDLLPDLLDHELTQSLYALLSREYDCPIDRAEQSVRAVAADERHAGWLGTETGSPLLAFDRISYSRDRAVEHAQSWYRADRYQVYMTVSAEDV; this is encoded by the coding sequence GTGTCTGGGCGGGTGACCAAGCAGGCGCAGTTGCGTTCGGCCCTCACCACCCTGTGCGCCACTCTGCGCCCCGGTGAGATGCTGCCCAGCGAGCGTCAGCTCTGCGACGACTACCGCGTCAGCCGCATGACGGTGCGCGAGGTGCTGGGCCAGCTCGAATCCGAGGGCGTCATCACCCGCGTCCCCGGCAAGGGCACCTTCGTGGCCGAGCGGGTCGCCCGCTCCCGGCTGCACATGGCCTCGTTCACCGACGACATGCGCCGGCTGGGCCGCACCCCCGGCACCGTGGTGCTGCGCACCGATTACGCGGTGCCGCCCGCGGCCTCGGCGAGCGCGCTGGGTCTGGCCCCGAATGTGAAGGCCTATCACCTGGTTCGGCTGCGCCTGGCCGACGGCCTGCCCATGTCGATCGACGACGGCTGGTACCGGGTCGATCTGCTGCCGGATCTGCTGGATCACGAACTGACGCAATCGCTGTACGCGCTGCTGTCGCGCGAGTACGACTGCCCCATCGACCGCGCCGAGCAGAGCGTGCGCGCGGTGGCCGCCGACGAGCGGCACGCGGGCTGGCTGGGCACCGAAACCGGTTCGCCGCTCCTGGCTTTCGATCGGATCTCCTACTCGCGTGACCGGGCCGTGGAGCACGCGCAGTCGTGGTATCGCGCCGATCGGTACCAGGTGTACATGACCGTGTCGGCAGAGGATGTCTGA
- a CDS encoding quinone oxidoreductase produces the protein MRAIQVSEHGGPEVLRSVEVPDPQVGAGQLLVRTQAIGINFIDTYIRTGRYPQAVPYIPGSEGSGVVTAVGDGVNDFQVGDRVAWAAAPGSYAEQVVVPAAVAIPVPDGVDAPVAASALLQGMTAHYLIESIYKPLPGETVLVHAGAGGVGLILTQLLSARGVRVITTVSTDDKEKLSREAGATEVLRYDDDIAARARELTGGAGVAAVYDGVGASTFESSLAATRVRGMVALFGGASGPVPPFDLQRLNPLGSLFVTRPTLVHYTRDRDELLWRAGDIMNAIADGALRVRVGGSYPLADAEQAHRDLEGRRTTGSIVLVP, from the coding sequence ATGCGCGCCATCCAGGTTTCCGAGCACGGCGGTCCCGAGGTCCTGCGGTCTGTGGAGGTGCCGGACCCGCAGGTGGGGGCCGGGCAGCTGCTGGTGCGGACGCAGGCCATCGGAATCAACTTCATCGACACCTACATTCGGACCGGCCGGTACCCGCAGGCGGTGCCCTACATTCCGGGCTCCGAGGGCAGCGGTGTGGTCACCGCGGTCGGGGACGGCGTGAACGACTTCCAGGTCGGGGACCGGGTGGCGTGGGCGGCCGCGCCGGGCAGTTACGCCGAGCAGGTGGTCGTGCCTGCGGCCGTGGCGATTCCGGTGCCCGACGGGGTGGACGCGCCGGTAGCCGCGTCAGCGCTGCTGCAGGGCATGACGGCGCACTATCTGATCGAGTCGATCTACAAGCCGCTGCCGGGCGAGACGGTGCTGGTGCACGCCGGCGCGGGCGGGGTGGGGCTGATCCTGACGCAGCTGCTCAGCGCGCGCGGGGTACGGGTGATCACCACGGTGTCCACCGACGACAAGGAGAAGCTCTCGCGCGAGGCCGGGGCCACCGAGGTGCTGCGCTACGACGACGACATCGCCGCGCGGGCGCGCGAACTCACCGGCGGGGCGGGCGTCGCCGCGGTCTATGACGGGGTCGGCGCGTCCACCTTCGAATCCAGCCTGGCCGCCACCCGGGTGCGGGGCATGGTGGCGCTGTTCGGCGGGGCGAGCGGGCCGGTGCCGCCGTTCGATCTGCAGCGGCTCAATCCGCTGGGTTCGCTGTTCGTGACCCGGCCGACGCTGGTGCACTACACCCGCGATCGGGACGAATTGCTGTGGCGTGCAGGCGACATCATGAACGCCATCGCCGACGGAGCACTGCGCGTGCGGGTCGGGGGCAGCTATCCGCTGGCCGACGCCGAGCAGGCGCACCGGGATCTGGAAGGCCGCCGCACGACGGGTTCGATCGTGTTGGTGCCCTGA
- a CDS encoding TetR/AcrR family transcriptional regulator — MVAARRSERSAETEQALKAAARQVFAERGYLNTKIVDITAAAGRAAGSFYNHFASKEELLQALLKDLADESDIDAADPAHTADFTDPASVRFHIASYWFSARKHWPVLRAVQQAALVNEDFAAIAARFATEQRDALADHFDGFAPAGLRLPGSPDASLAMMFLAATGMLQAVEDGSLALTDEQAVDALTRFVYRGLTGRDVD; from the coding sequence ATGGTGGCAGCTCGTCGCAGTGAGAGGTCGGCCGAGACCGAGCAGGCGCTCAAGGCCGCCGCCCGGCAGGTCTTCGCCGAGCGCGGCTACCTGAACACCAAGATCGTCGACATCACCGCCGCGGCGGGCCGGGCGGCAGGCTCGTTCTACAACCACTTCGCGAGCAAGGAAGAACTGCTCCAGGCGCTGTTGAAAGACCTTGCCGACGAGAGCGACATCGACGCCGCGGACCCCGCGCACACCGCCGACTTCACCGACCCGGCGTCGGTGCGCTTCCATATCGCGAGCTACTGGTTCTCGGCCCGCAAGCACTGGCCGGTGCTGCGCGCGGTGCAGCAGGCGGCCCTGGTCAACGAGGACTTCGCCGCCATCGCAGCACGTTTCGCGACCGAGCAGCGCGACGCCTTGGCCGACCACTTCGACGGTTTCGCCCCCGCGGGCCTGCGCCTACCCGGCTCGCCCGACGCCAGCCTGGCCATGATGTTCCTGGCGGCGACGGGCATGCTGCAGGCGGTCGAGGACGGCAGCCTGGCGCTCACCGACGAGCAGGCCGTGGACGCTCTCACCCGATTCGTCTACCGCGGCCTCACCGGCCGCGACGTGGACTGA
- a CDS encoding FAD-dependent monooxygenase — MNPQVIVVGAGPTGLTLAIDLARRGIGVRIVDQAGQFFAGSRGDGLQPRTLEVFDDLGVLDAVLAQGAPQAPLLVHLDGEFVMERRMSAWREPTSDVPHPNPWVLAQADTERVLRERLAELGVRVESGTALVDFSADPDGVSVTLQHDGATERVRADYLVGADGGRSTVRKALGIAFEGSTDDSVRLLLGDVCADVLDHSVGYWFADSAAPMDGIALMPLPGGRKFQFATGLSADSGTGVDVLQEHITRRSRRDDIRLSDLTWSTVWRPNVRLAQRYRDGRVFLAGDAAHVHPPTGGQGLNTGVQDAYNLGWKLEAALRDPGAASEALLDSYESERRAVAARILGLSSELLDKTVKGDPDAMDREGTHQLDISYREPGDDSEGLRTGDRAPDAPLRDANGKSVGLFDLFRGPHATLLLFGPDTAGDPGHSPATDLRTARIVHPDTGSGQAVPTSEGGGTTLNDAVFTDVDGHAHRSYQAADDTWVIVRPDGHLGAIGSATAR; from the coding sequence ATGAATCCGCAGGTCATCGTTGTGGGAGCCGGTCCAACCGGGCTGACACTCGCCATCGACCTGGCGCGTCGCGGTATCGGGGTGCGCATCGTCGATCAGGCCGGGCAGTTCTTCGCGGGGTCACGCGGGGACGGTCTGCAGCCGCGCACGCTCGAGGTCTTCGACGACCTCGGGGTGCTCGACGCCGTGCTCGCCCAGGGCGCGCCGCAGGCTCCGCTGCTCGTGCATCTGGACGGGGAGTTCGTGATGGAGCGGCGGATGAGCGCCTGGCGCGAACCCACCTCCGATGTGCCGCACCCGAATCCGTGGGTGCTGGCCCAGGCCGACACCGAACGGGTGCTGCGCGAACGACTCGCGGAGCTCGGCGTCCGGGTCGAATCCGGCACGGCGCTGGTCGATTTCAGCGCGGACCCGGACGGGGTGAGCGTGACGCTGCAACACGACGGTGCGACCGAGCGGGTGCGGGCCGACTACCTGGTGGGCGCGGACGGTGGACGCAGCACGGTGCGCAAGGCGCTCGGGATCGCATTCGAGGGCAGCACCGACGACTCGGTCCGCCTGCTGCTCGGGGATGTGTGCGCGGATGTCCTCGACCACTCGGTCGGGTACTGGTTCGCCGACTCGGCCGCGCCCATGGACGGGATCGCGCTGATGCCGCTGCCCGGTGGTCGAAAGTTCCAGTTCGCCACGGGACTCAGCGCCGACTCCGGGACCGGGGTCGACGTGCTGCAGGAGCACATCACGCGCCGTTCGCGCCGCGACGACATCCGGCTCAGCGACCTGACGTGGTCGACGGTGTGGCGGCCGAATGTCCGACTCGCACAGCGGTATCGGGACGGGCGGGTGTTCCTCGCCGGGGACGCCGCGCACGTGCATCCGCCGACCGGCGGGCAGGGACTCAATACCGGCGTTCAGGACGCCTACAACCTCGGCTGGAAACTCGAAGCCGCACTGCGTGATCCGGGGGCCGCGAGCGAGGCGTTGCTCGACAGCTACGAGAGCGAGCGGCGGGCCGTGGCCGCGCGGATCCTCGGCCTGAGTTCGGAACTGCTCGACAAAACGGTCAAAGGCGACCCCGATGCCATGGATCGTGAAGGCACGCATCAGCTCGACATCAGCTATCGCGAACCCGGCGACGATTCGGAAGGACTGCGAACCGGGGATCGAGCACCGGACGCACCGCTGCGCGACGCGAACGGCAAGAGCGTCGGGTTGTTCGACCTGTTCCGCGGTCCGCACGCCACCTTGCTGCTGTTCGGTCCGGACACGGCCGGCGATCCGGGCCACTCCCCCGCGACCGACCTCAGAACCGCACGAATCGTCCACCCCGACACCGGCTCCGGCCAGGCCGTTCCCACTTCCGAGGGTGGCGGAACCACTCTGAACGATGCCGTGTTCACCGACGTCGACGGTCACGCGCACCGCTCCTATCAGGCGGCCGACGACACCTGGGTGATCGTCCGCCCCGACGGGCATCTGGGAGCCATCGGCTCCGCTACCGCGCGGTAG
- a CDS encoding alpha/beta fold hydrolase, whose amino-acid sequence MTEHILELPDADLAYDLHGPVPAESSHRPLLMIGQPMTADGFTALASYFPERTVITYDPRGLGRSVRKDGRSDNSPTVQAEDVHALITALGVGPVDLFASSGGAVTALALVTAHPSDIATLVAHEPPILSVLPDAAAAERAQAQVRDAYQAKGSFAGMAAFIAYTSWQGEFTDAYFALPPADPAMFGMPTEDDGTRDDPLLSDVSWAVTAYSPDAAALRAAPTHVVIGVGEESAGVLTGRTAEATAALLDSTAVVFPSHHGGFTGPDSGYPGQPEPFAHRLREVLDAE is encoded by the coding sequence ATGACCGAACACATCCTGGAACTGCCCGACGCCGACCTCGCCTACGACCTGCACGGTCCCGTACCGGCCGAGAGCTCGCACCGACCGCTGCTGATGATCGGCCAGCCGATGACCGCCGACGGGTTCACGGCGCTGGCCTCGTACTTCCCGGAACGCACTGTGATCACCTACGACCCGCGCGGTCTCGGGCGCAGCGTCCGCAAGGACGGGCGCAGCGACAACTCGCCGACCGTGCAGGCCGAGGACGTGCACGCGCTGATCACCGCGCTCGGCGTGGGCCCGGTGGATCTGTTCGCCAGCAGCGGCGGCGCGGTCACCGCGCTAGCGCTGGTCACCGCCCACCCCAGTGATATCGCCACGCTCGTCGCGCATGAGCCCCCGATCCTGTCGGTGCTGCCCGATGCCGCGGCCGCCGAACGCGCACAAGCGCAGGTCCGTGACGCCTACCAGGCCAAGGGCTCGTTCGCGGGCATGGCCGCCTTCATCGCGTACACCTCCTGGCAAGGTGAATTCACCGATGCCTACTTCGCGCTGCCGCCGGCCGATCCGGCCATGTTCGGCATGCCCACCGAGGACGACGGCACCCGCGACGACCCGCTGCTCTCCGACGTGTCGTGGGCGGTCACGGCGTACTCCCCTGACGCCGCCGCGCTGCGGGCCGCACCGACCCACGTGGTCATCGGTGTCGGCGAGGAATCCGCCGGGGTCCTCACCGGGCGCACCGCGGAAGCGACCGCGGCGCTGCTCGATTCGACTGCCGTCGTGTTCCCCAGCCACCACGGCGGTTTCACCGGTCCCGACTCCGGCTACCCCGGCCAGCCCGAACCATTCGCCCACCGCCTGCGTGAAGTCCTCGATGCGGAGT